The following are from one region of the Amycolatopsis sp. QT-25 genome:
- a CDS encoding OmpA family protein: MTSLRFRGDGGRLLHGVVAATAAAALLTACKEDPTVPQGDSPGPQPGECVAATDKPVSLVVGARMGSQRPNVAAEVKDLLSGAVARQQGVQVFRVDGEPSRAVKVSPVIDGKNEPQRKQQVATAVQQITAAVTDLGAKKPEADGLSALSQAAKLTDDGGTIVFMDSGLSTAGAVSFLNGGMFDADPGEVANFLAAKQLLPAMQNKTVLLVGVGLTAEPQPALDDNLQKRVTALWEAIAAKAGAKCSAVVQVPSRREAAKSDQPVSKVALPAPVVFRACGTTVLQDSGTVGFRPNSAELRDETAAQNTLRELVSQLTAGSQKVSLIGNTATFGPPQDSATLSKQRAETVKTLLVRAGIAAERVDTVGAGQTGKYHKPDIGSDGALDPVLAAQNRSVVVEMSCAG, translated from the coding sequence ATGACCTCTCTCCGGTTCCGCGGAGACGGCGGACGCCTGCTTCACGGCGTGGTCGCGGCGACCGCCGCGGCCGCCCTGTTGACCGCGTGCAAGGAAGACCCCACCGTCCCGCAGGGAGACAGCCCCGGCCCCCAGCCGGGTGAATGCGTTGCCGCCACGGACAAGCCGGTCAGCCTGGTGGTGGGTGCGCGGATGGGCAGTCAGCGGCCGAACGTCGCCGCCGAGGTGAAGGACCTGTTGTCCGGCGCGGTAGCGCGTCAGCAGGGCGTCCAGGTGTTCCGGGTCGACGGCGAGCCGTCGCGCGCGGTCAAGGTCTCCCCCGTGATCGACGGCAAGAACGAGCCCCAGCGCAAACAGCAGGTCGCGACCGCCGTCCAGCAGATCACCGCCGCCGTCACCGACCTCGGCGCGAAAAAGCCGGAGGCGGACGGTCTTTCCGCGTTGTCACAGGCGGCGAAGCTGACGGACGACGGCGGCACGATCGTCTTCATGGACTCCGGGCTCTCCACCGCGGGCGCGGTGTCGTTCCTCAACGGTGGCATGTTCGACGCCGACCCCGGCGAGGTGGCGAACTTCCTCGCCGCCAAGCAACTCCTGCCTGCCATGCAGAACAAGACAGTGCTCCTCGTCGGGGTCGGCCTGACCGCCGAGCCACAGCCCGCGCTGGACGACAACCTCCAAAAGCGGGTCACCGCGCTGTGGGAGGCCATCGCGGCGAAGGCAGGCGCCAAATGCTCGGCGGTGGTGCAGGTGCCCAGCAGGCGGGAGGCCGCCAAGTCCGACCAGCCGGTCTCGAAGGTCGCGCTGCCCGCGCCGGTGGTGTTCCGGGCGTGCGGTACGACGGTGTTGCAGGACAGCGGAACGGTCGGCTTCCGTCCGAACAGCGCGGAGTTGCGGGACGAGACGGCCGCGCAGAATACCTTGCGGGAACTCGTCTCCCAGCTGACCGCCGGCTCGCAGAAGGTGAGTCTGATCGGTAACACCGCCACCTTCGGCCCACCTCAGGACAGTGCGACGCTCTCCAAGCAGCGGGCCGAGACGGTGAAGACACTGCTGGTCCGGGCGGGGATCGCCGCCGAACGCGTCGACACCGTCGGGGCCGGGCAGACCGGCAAGTACCACAAACCCGACATCGGCTCGGACGGGGCGCTCGACCCGGTCCTGGCCGCGCAGAACCGGTCCGTGGTGGTCGAAATGTCATGCGCCGGATGA
- a CDS encoding protein kinase codes for MTAPDGAPPTVSDPGRGPSVPQGGPPTEVDPGRSPLDGGAQTEVEPGRTRPAGVRPDLPARLAERFRIELDITGSGNQADVYHVVRRADDAQRVLKVHRTGWRPDNRVVEFLRQDCPEHVVGYEEAGVEELDDRFYAVMPHLTGGNLLDMRNRAPSGLAPDVLTEVVRQVASGLAGIHAAGIVHRDLKPANILVAAREPLTIAIADFGISIPVPAGEAYTDDARVGTLPYTPPEFVVGQVRPAFDWWSLGVCVLELATGQPLFPGIDEAHIIRSRIISRPLDTGAVADDGIRLLCDGLLTIDVEERWGAEEVAAWLRGERPEVSATARPSTRAPSATRPYVFVGREYWDRQDLAADLINDWGLSLAVLCGDDSEPRNRLLTWLKSFPDNGVRIPPPPRRAPADVRLLHLIRAVDPTYPPWYRRWNITPGHLATLAQEGYEGTIPSTDVVTELWDHDLFRLLRTGGSNQTMASGLGLAETSGRWRTEQERLAAHAAAVPDVDARRAAERFLREERGRALSLALLAATANTENRREVQRRLDEQARTFRLSWFSTLVIDPDHHWVAMALASHAEAESARLADEERARRAHEDWLRRTEGLRDWSRRQNRPQALSHAAAGVAAIAAFLFALVGLGDVADVASEAQIVSSWVGVVAALVLGLVSEGVLAWDSGGRFHPAYSLLGAGRVALGRLARSLVARRIAGPALLAAVAALVVLTVFSPVVTPFLVAFLLPPWAFQRYLAWRAQDRHEHEILARPREGRPSPNR; via the coding sequence GTGACCGCACCGGACGGTGCCCCGCCGACGGTGTCCGATCCGGGGCGGGGTCCGTCGGTGCCGCAGGGAGGGCCACCGACGGAGGTCGACCCGGGACGGAGCCCTCTCGACGGGGGCGCCCAGACCGAGGTCGAACCCGGCCGCACCCGGCCCGCCGGTGTGCGACCGGACCTGCCCGCCCGGCTCGCCGAGCGGTTCAGGATCGAACTCGACATCACCGGGTCGGGCAACCAAGCCGACGTCTACCACGTGGTCCGGCGGGCCGACGACGCTCAGCGGGTGCTCAAGGTCCATCGGACCGGTTGGCGACCGGACAACCGGGTCGTCGAGTTCCTCCGGCAGGACTGCCCCGAGCATGTCGTCGGCTACGAAGAAGCCGGGGTGGAGGAACTCGACGACCGGTTCTACGCGGTCATGCCGCATCTGACCGGCGGGAACCTGCTGGACATGCGCAACCGGGCGCCCTCCGGACTCGCCCCGGACGTCCTCACCGAGGTGGTGCGCCAGGTCGCGTCCGGTCTCGCCGGGATCCACGCGGCAGGCATCGTGCACCGAGACCTCAAACCCGCCAACATCCTGGTCGCCGCCAGGGAACCGCTCACCATCGCGATCGCCGACTTCGGCATCTCCATCCCGGTGCCGGCGGGCGAGGCCTACACCGACGATGCACGGGTCGGCACCCTCCCCTACACCCCGCCGGAGTTCGTCGTCGGCCAGGTGCGCCCGGCCTTCGACTGGTGGTCCTTGGGTGTCTGCGTGCTGGAACTCGCCACCGGGCAACCACTTTTCCCCGGTATCGACGAAGCCCACATCATCCGCTCGCGGATTATCTCGCGCCCCCTCGACACCGGCGCGGTCGCCGACGACGGCATCCGACTTCTCTGCGACGGCCTGCTGACCATCGATGTGGAAGAACGTTGGGGTGCCGAGGAAGTCGCAGCCTGGCTGCGCGGCGAACGGCCCGAAGTCAGCGCCACCGCGCGGCCGTCCACACGAGCCCCTTCCGCGACGCGGCCCTATGTCTTCGTCGGACGTGAGTACTGGGACAGACAGGACCTCGCGGCCGATCTGATCAACGACTGGGGCCTGTCGCTCGCGGTGCTGTGCGGGGACGACAGCGAACCGCGGAACAGGTTGCTCACGTGGCTGAAGTCCTTCCCCGACAACGGTGTCCGCATTCCACCGCCGCCGCGCCGAGCACCGGCCGACGTGCGGCTGCTGCACCTCATCCGCGCGGTGGACCCGACTTACCCGCCCTGGTACCGCAGGTGGAACATCACGCCCGGCCACCTCGCCACGCTCGCACAGGAGGGGTACGAGGGCACCATTCCGAGCACGGACGTCGTCACCGAACTGTGGGACCACGACCTGTTCCGACTGCTCCGCACCGGCGGCTCGAACCAGACCATGGCGAGCGGGCTGGGGCTCGCCGAGACCAGCGGCCGATGGCGAACCGAACAGGAGCGGCTGGCCGCGCACGCGGCCGCCGTGCCGGACGTCGACGCACGGCGGGCCGCGGAGCGCTTCCTTCGCGAGGAACGAGGGCGGGCCCTGTCACTGGCCCTGCTCGCCGCCACCGCCAACACGGAGAACAGGCGGGAAGTCCAGCGCAGGCTCGACGAGCAGGCTCGGACCTTTCGGCTGAGCTGGTTCTCCACGCTCGTCATCGATCCGGACCATCACTGGGTGGCGATGGCCCTCGCCTCGCACGCGGAAGCGGAGTCGGCGCGCCTCGCCGACGAGGAGCGTGCCCGCAGAGCGCATGAAGATTGGTTACGCCGTACCGAAGGCCTGCGCGACTGGTCACGCAGGCAGAACCGCCCGCAGGCGCTCAGCCACGCCGCCGCCGGGGTCGCCGCGATCGCCGCGTTCCTCTTCGCGCTCGTCGGACTCGGCGATGTGGCCGACGTCGCCTCGGAAGCCCAGATCGTCAGCTCCTGGGTGGGTGTGGTGGCCGCGCTGGTACTCGGCCTCGTGTCGGAAGGCGTGCTGGCCTGGGACAGCGGCGGCCGGTTCCACCCCGCCTATTCGCTGCTCGGCGCGGGCCGGGTGGCGCTGGGCAGGCTGGCGAGGAGCCTCGTCGCCCGCAGGATCGCAGGCCCGGCCTTGCTGGCGGCGGTGGCGGCACTGGTCGTTCTCACCGTCTTCTCGCCCGTTGTCACGCCTTTCCTGGTCGCGTTCCTCCTGCCCCCGTGGGCGTTCCAGCGATACCTCGCCTGGCGGGCCCAGGATCGCCACGAGCACGAGATCCTGGCGCGCCCTCGTGAAGGCCGTCCGTCACCTAATCGATGA
- a CDS encoding AAA family ATPase: protein MTIDSEGRRIPAFAGEIAGTLAVHSQYVLHGNIRDSFLVSDGGALQIMPMLPLLWHVLRPAGFDALVTYDAVTGVDVYPATDEARRAVDDVLGNNVRGRRPSLERLRTHLTKVVGVAEQAPLETNNARPAAGGQVVKAGRPAARLAFVVDHASRLVRSPAQLDEGERDQFLFFQKLALTASRHEYPEWPRALYNPIVWLVEGERDLPVWFAAGIEAIRTVAAPMPTLDERQDMARQVIPMLPKATVEPKPGRVAPEEEIAGLTEGMTLESLLKIARLATDRDLGVDRIADAIRIFKLGIDDNLWRRTSVRTQITEGQKVIAEHVLGQERAVSKTLDILKRAALGLSGAQAANPGHRPRGVLFFAGPTGVGKTELAKRVAKLLFGDPHAYLRFDMSEFAAEQAADRLIGAPPGYVGFEAGGELTGAVRRRPFQVVLFDEIEKAHPLVLDKFLQILEDGRLTDGQGMTTYFSECVLVFTSNLGIMKTDPDTRTTHRLIEPGAPYPELEHSVRTEIRNHFTTELKRPELLNRFGDNIVIFDYISPEVALQIFELQLRNVVAKVHAELGVRLELSATPHAQLARLCTSDLENGGRGVGNLLESNLVNPLARKLFDQNAGQGDLVEVIEVHPGDRDQGPTLTARITPGGA, encoded by the coding sequence ATGACCATCGACTCCGAAGGCCGCCGGATCCCCGCGTTCGCGGGTGAGATCGCGGGCACGCTGGCCGTGCACTCGCAGTACGTGCTGCACGGCAACATCCGGGACTCCTTCCTCGTCAGTGACGGCGGCGCCCTGCAGATCATGCCGATGCTCCCGCTGCTGTGGCATGTGCTGCGCCCCGCCGGATTCGACGCACTGGTCACCTACGACGCCGTGACGGGGGTCGACGTCTACCCGGCGACCGACGAGGCACGCCGTGCCGTGGACGACGTACTGGGCAACAACGTCCGTGGCAGGCGCCCGTCACTGGAACGGCTGCGCACACATCTGACCAAGGTGGTGGGGGTGGCCGAGCAGGCACCCTTGGAGACCAACAACGCCCGCCCCGCGGCCGGCGGGCAGGTCGTCAAGGCGGGGCGGCCCGCCGCACGGCTCGCCTTCGTCGTCGATCACGCTTCCCGGCTCGTCCGTTCGCCCGCTCAGCTCGACGAGGGCGAGCGAGACCAGTTCCTGTTCTTCCAGAAGCTCGCGCTCACCGCGTCCCGGCACGAATACCCGGAGTGGCCGCGCGCCCTGTACAACCCGATCGTCTGGCTGGTGGAGGGTGAGCGAGACCTGCCGGTCTGGTTCGCCGCCGGGATCGAGGCCATCCGCACGGTCGCCGCCCCGATGCCGACCCTCGACGAACGCCAGGACATGGCCCGTCAGGTCATTCCCATGCTTCCCAAGGCCACAGTGGAGCCGAAGCCGGGCCGAGTCGCACCCGAGGAAGAGATCGCCGGTCTCACCGAGGGCATGACGCTCGAGTCCCTGCTCAAGATCGCCAGACTGGCGACCGACCGTGACCTTGGCGTGGACCGCATCGCCGACGCCATCCGGATCTTCAAACTCGGCATCGACGACAACCTGTGGCGTCGCACCAGTGTCCGGACACAGATCACCGAGGGCCAGAAGGTCATCGCCGAGCACGTTCTCGGCCAGGAACGGGCGGTGAGCAAGACACTGGACATTCTCAAACGCGCGGCGCTGGGACTTTCCGGCGCCCAGGCGGCGAATCCGGGCCACCGGCCGCGGGGTGTGCTGTTCTTCGCGGGCCCCACCGGAGTGGGCAAAACCGAGCTGGCCAAGCGAGTCGCCAAGCTGCTCTTCGGCGACCCTCATGCCTACCTGCGGTTCGACATGAGCGAGTTCGCCGCCGAACAGGCCGCGGACCGGCTCATCGGCGCGCCTCCCGGCTATGTCGGCTTCGAGGCGGGCGGCGAGCTGACCGGAGCGGTGCGCCGCAGGCCGTTCCAGGTGGTGCTGTTCGACGAGATCGAGAAGGCACACCCGCTGGTGCTGGACAAGTTCCTGCAGATCCTCGAAGACGGCAGACTCACCGACGGCCAGGGCATGACCACCTACTTCTCCGAGTGCGTACTGGTGTTCACCTCCAACCTCGGAATCATGAAGACCGACCCGGACACCCGCACCACTCATCGGTTGATCGAGCCGGGCGCCCCCTACCCGGAGCTGGAACACAGCGTCCGCACCGAGATCCGCAACCATTTCACCACCGAGCTCAAGCGCCCCGAACTGCTCAACCGGTTCGGCGACAACATCGTCATCTTCGACTACATCAGCCCGGAGGTGGCCCTGCAGATCTTCGAGCTGCAGCTGCGCAACGTGGTCGCCAAGGTGCATGCCGAACTGGGCGTACGGCTGGAGCTGTCGGCGACCCCGCACGCGCAGCTCGCCCGGCTGTGCACGTCGGACCTCGAGAACGGTGGCCGCGGTGTCGGCAACCTGCTGGAGAGCAACCTGGTGAACCCCTTGGCCAGGAAGCTGTTCGACCAGAACGCCGGGCAGGGCGATCTGGTCGAGGTCATCGAGGTGCATCCCGGCGACAGGGATCAGGGCCCCACGCTGACCGCGCGGATCACTCCGGGCGGCGCTTGA
- a CDS encoding FHA domain-containing protein — MCSQDSSEIFDDEVSLCPKHLCHLVEVSEQVPPPRDGRDDVSGRDTEQRTQWSHDRCWHCGEEAAAGNTQCTKMACGRSLTPPHLHIKFAGGEVELSAGVRAELGRLGEYQRLFQSYPNVSRAHAVVQVRTDGTAWIEPLPTPNGTFLNDVEIQPALSRRLASGDRIRFARNAEGSITLYER; from the coding sequence GTGTGCTCACAGGACAGCTCGGAGATCTTCGACGACGAGGTCTCCCTGTGCCCGAAACACCTGTGCCACCTGGTCGAAGTCAGCGAGCAGGTACCGCCTCCACGGGACGGCCGCGACGACGTGTCCGGCCGGGACACCGAGCAGCGGACGCAGTGGAGCCACGACCGCTGCTGGCATTGCGGGGAGGAAGCCGCCGCGGGCAACACGCAGTGCACGAAGATGGCCTGCGGTCGTTCACTGACCCCGCCACACCTCCATATCAAGTTTGCGGGCGGGGAAGTCGAGCTCTCGGCGGGTGTCCGCGCCGAGCTGGGCAGGCTCGGCGAATACCAGCGCCTGTTCCAGAGCTACCCGAACGTGTCCCGCGCCCACGCGGTGGTGCAGGTCCGCACCGACGGGACCGCCTGGATCGAGCCGCTTCCCACCCCGAACGGGACCTTCCTGAACGACGTCGAGATCCAGCCCGCGCTGAGCCGCCGGTTGGCGTCCGGCGACCGGATCCGGTTCGCCCGCAACGCCGAGGGCTCGATCACCCTCTACGAACGCTAG
- a CDS encoding 4Fe-4S single cluster domain-containing protein, translating into MSAWLWISQTHYPVHALGPGNRLTVWVQGCTLSCKGCMSRDTWSADGGVETSVEDLAELWRSAVGQGADGLTVSGGEPLQQADGLSAFLAAADEVRRGAARELDFLVYTGYDEDELDEPRRAALSLADVVVFGRFEVANPTELVWRGSANQRMVPRTELGELRYADFIDYAPEQGPLQIEVRGNDPWIIGTPRKEALRNLDRSLKGVGLRITDTTWRP; encoded by the coding sequence ATGAGCGCCTGGTTGTGGATCAGTCAGACCCACTACCCCGTCCACGCACTGGGCCCCGGGAACCGGCTGACCGTGTGGGTGCAGGGTTGTACGTTGTCCTGCAAGGGATGCATGTCGCGGGACACCTGGTCCGCCGACGGCGGTGTGGAGACCTCGGTCGAGGATCTCGCCGAGCTGTGGCGGTCCGCGGTCGGACAAGGTGCCGACGGATTGACGGTGAGCGGCGGGGAACCGCTCCAGCAGGCCGATGGCCTCTCCGCCTTCCTCGCCGCCGCGGACGAGGTCCGGCGCGGTGCGGCCCGGGAGCTCGATTTCCTCGTGTACACCGGTTACGACGAGGACGAGCTGGACGAACCGCGGCGAGCAGCACTCTCACTCGCCGATGTCGTGGTCTTCGGCCGGTTCGAGGTCGCCAACCCGACCGAGCTGGTGTGGCGGGGATCGGCGAACCAGCGGATGGTCCCCCGGACCGAGCTGGGCGAGCTCCGCTACGCCGACTTCATCGACTATGCGCCCGAGCAGGGACCACTCCAGATCGAGGTGCGCGGCAACGACCCCTGGATCATCGGCACACCCCGCAAAGAGGCGCTGCGCAACCTCGACCGGTCCTTGAAAGGTGTCGGGCTCCGAATCACCGACACCACCTGGCGCCCCTGA
- a CDS encoding CHAT domain-containing protein, which yields MENGPDAPAEVEVVTRCRATVDAMAAGAVESTDVSSFLAELNTLPEGHPQRSELAATMVTLLTKGGGAPPMKTMSDLGALLSMVDTAPPHLLAWPQARDSGRAFQLAHEVQHREVDDAAAIAELDELANRQADAPPTLKMIEAARRAVRLSTAFHRGDQSSISDAAKALEDLIDRAGDVPQAAPLREMQATMRDYLRTMHTGDWGKVRDLLGRLGSNAAALGLDPTDFALPVEGEALLNLVSGPEPDHSELTTDEIIRKYAGVDAGAGGKLAATIALLRGGDETDLIRIDRAIELTREAADEPGPLRDAARNGIALGLWQRAEVLGTTEGLDEAQQVLEDLIDDMRGRGGPANRLWTDVHHMLAQIRRRVGNRRESDVAGLEAMYRFAHQALVESDPAVARIGLREAATSGMDFARQCLVTGDYARAMDALDAGRGLMLFAEVEVLDLVPRLRAAGRDDLARRWEVEGPMASGLRAEAIEVLVAAAGGVDKLLKLPTPSEVRAALRAVDADALVYLVPTENQQGGMALVVPREGPMAYLPLPYLRVRKEAEAEGYLAALSELSRELSPAAQAPFTDRLDELCEWAWRVAIGPLLERYFTRDAEKRDRTPRIVLIPMAELAAIPWQAARNAEGTYAVELAAFSQAVSAREFCANATRPPVRLTSTGLVVGDPRTEGLPRDLPAARLEAFEVHKAFLRAAKYVGRRPNGSVSPSGPGTAEQVRAWLAADKPQAGAVLHLACHGQFTSDEQTAKASLLLAPDPAGGHGELGADEIVRLLNSNPNRQIGLVVMAACHTGRSIHGYDEAYSLGTAFLAGGVRTVLSTQWAVPDEATSMLMYLFHHYLRTERLPPWQALRAAQLCMLRPETPVPDAMPAHLRELVGGREHAGVVGWAGFIHGGH from the coding sequence GTGGAGAACGGACCGGACGCCCCGGCTGAGGTGGAAGTCGTCACCCGCTGCCGGGCCACCGTGGACGCGATGGCCGCGGGCGCGGTCGAATCGACCGACGTGTCCTCTTTCTTGGCCGAGCTGAACACGCTACCCGAGGGACACCCCCAGCGCAGCGAACTCGCGGCCACGATGGTCACCCTGCTGACCAAGGGCGGCGGCGCACCGCCCATGAAGACCATGAGCGATCTCGGTGCGCTGCTGAGCATGGTGGACACCGCGCCGCCGCACTTACTGGCCTGGCCACAGGCGCGAGACTCGGGACGCGCTTTCCAGCTCGCACACGAGGTGCAGCACCGGGAGGTCGACGACGCCGCCGCCATCGCCGAGCTGGACGAGCTCGCGAACAGGCAGGCGGACGCCCCGCCCACGCTGAAAATGATCGAGGCCGCCCGCAGAGCGGTACGGCTCAGTACCGCCTTTCACCGGGGTGATCAGAGCAGCATCTCCGACGCGGCGAAAGCGCTGGAGGACTTGATCGACCGAGCCGGCGACGTGCCGCAGGCTGCACCTCTCCGGGAAATGCAAGCCACGATGCGGGACTATCTCCGCACGATGCACACCGGCGACTGGGGAAAGGTGCGAGACCTCCTCGGCCGACTGGGCAGCAACGCGGCCGCCCTTGGCCTGGACCCGACCGACTTCGCGCTGCCAGTGGAGGGCGAAGCGTTACTGAACCTCGTATCCGGTCCCGAACCCGACCACAGCGAGCTGACCACCGACGAAATCATCCGGAAGTACGCGGGTGTCGATGCGGGAGCCGGGGGCAAACTCGCCGCGACCATCGCCCTGCTACGCGGCGGCGACGAGACCGACCTGATCCGAATCGACCGCGCCATCGAACTGACGAGGGAGGCGGCGGACGAGCCCGGCCCTCTGCGGGACGCCGCCCGAAACGGGATCGCCCTCGGTCTGTGGCAGCGGGCGGAAGTCCTCGGCACCACTGAAGGCCTCGACGAGGCCCAGCAGGTACTCGAAGACCTCATCGATGACATGCGTGGCCGCGGTGGCCCGGCCAACCGGCTGTGGACCGACGTCCACCACATGCTCGCGCAGATCAGGCGGCGGGTGGGCAACCGGCGCGAGTCCGACGTCGCGGGCCTGGAAGCCATGTACCGGTTCGCCCACCAGGCCCTGGTGGAGTCAGATCCGGCCGTGGCCAGGATCGGGCTGCGGGAGGCCGCCACCTCTGGCATGGACTTCGCCCGGCAGTGCTTGGTCACCGGGGACTACGCGCGCGCGATGGACGCGTTGGACGCCGGCCGCGGCCTGATGCTGTTCGCCGAGGTCGAAGTGCTCGACCTCGTACCGAGGCTGCGGGCGGCGGGTCGCGATGACCTGGCCCGCCGCTGGGAGGTCGAAGGACCGATGGCCTCGGGACTGCGCGCCGAGGCCATCGAGGTTCTGGTGGCGGCCGCGGGCGGGGTCGACAAGCTGCTCAAGCTGCCGACGCCCTCGGAAGTCCGAGCCGCACTGCGGGCCGTGGACGCGGACGCCCTCGTCTACCTCGTTCCCACCGAAAATCAGCAGGGGGGAATGGCCCTGGTGGTACCGCGTGAGGGGCCGATGGCCTACCTGCCACTGCCTTACCTCCGCGTACGAAAGGAGGCTGAGGCCGAGGGATACCTGGCCGCGTTGTCGGAGCTGTCCCGCGAGCTGTCCCCGGCCGCGCAAGCGCCCTTCACCGACCGCCTGGACGAGCTGTGCGAGTGGGCCTGGCGAGTGGCCATCGGCCCGCTCTTGGAGCGCTACTTCACCCGTGACGCGGAGAAACGCGACCGGACACCGCGGATCGTGCTCATCCCGATGGCGGAGCTGGCGGCCATCCCCTGGCAGGCCGCGCGCAACGCGGAGGGCACTTATGCCGTGGAGCTGGCCGCGTTCTCCCAGGCGGTGTCGGCGCGTGAGTTCTGCGCCAACGCCACCCGGCCACCGGTACGGCTGACCTCGACCGGCCTCGTCGTCGGTGACCCGCGAACGGAAGGTCTCCCACGGGATCTGCCCGCCGCCCGGCTGGAGGCCTTCGAGGTGCACAAAGCGTTCCTGCGCGCGGCGAAGTATGTGGGGCGCCGCCCGAACGGCTCGGTGAGTCCGTCGGGGCCGGGCACCGCCGAGCAGGTGCGGGCCTGGCTGGCCGCCGACAAACCACAGGCGGGAGCGGTCCTCCACCTCGCCTGCCACGGCCAATTCACCTCGGACGAGCAAACGGCGAAGGCAAGCCTGCTGCTGGCGCCCGATCCCGCGGGCGGCCATGGCGAGCTGGGCGCGGACGAGATCGTGCGGCTGCTCAACAGCAACCCGAACAGGCAGATCGGTCTCGTGGTGATGGCCGCGTGCCACACGGGCCGGTCCATCCACGGTTACGACGAGGCGTACAGCCTCGGCACGGCGTTCCTGGCCGGCGGCGTCCGCACGGTCCTCTCCACGCAGTGGGCGGTGCCGGACGAGGCCACCTCGATGCTGATGTACCTGTTCCACCACTACCTGAGAACGGAGCGGCTGCCGCCGTGGCAGGCGCTGCGCGCGGCTCAGCTCTGCATGCTCCGCCCGGAAACGCCCGTGCCCGACGCCATGCCCGCCCACCTGCGCGAGCTCGTCGGCGGCCGCGAGCACGCCGGGGTCGTCGGCTGGGCCGGGTTCATCCACGGCGGTCATTGA